The Sulfurimonas aquatica genomic sequence AGATCCTACTTAAATTTGGATATAAAGTTTTATGAACCAGCTTATAGCTAGAGTCTCAGAGATACTTCACTGTGATACTCTGCATATAGTAAAGTTTAGCTACAACTCACAAACGCTTACAATGATGAGTCTAGAGTTAAACGCCAAAGTAAAAGTGGGCACAAAGGTAAAACTAGCCCTTAAACCTTTTAATATCGCACTAGCTAAAGAGTTGAGTGGGGATTTGAGTTTTTCAAACCAGTTAAACGCCACTATAAAGCAGTGTGAAAATGGAGTACTCCTTTGTAGCGTTATGTTAGACTTTTTTGGTTCTACACTAGAAGCCATCACTACGCTTTCAGCTTCAAAGAGTATGAATCTTCAAGTGGGTGACACTTTAAAGGTGCTTATTCATGCTAGTGATCTCTCTATAAGTGAGATTTTAGATGATTGATACGCTTTTAGCATTGGAGTTTGAGCCTTTTTTACTCTCTTTTAAATTAGCAGCACTTACAACACTCATACTTTTTACTATAAGTTTACCCCTAGCTTGGTACCTCTCGCAGACTACTTCAAAAGTTAAACCCATACTAGAGGCACTTACCGCACTGCCAATAGTCTTACCTCCATCAGTATTAGGTTTTTATATACTTGTAGCACTTTCGCAAAACTCTCCTCTTGGTGCTTTTTTTGAAGAAGTTTTTGGCGTTAGACTTGTTTTTAACTTTACAGGTCTAGTCATTGCGAGTTGTTTTTATAGTCTGCCTTTTATGGTCCAACCGCTTCAGAGTGGATTTGAGTCTATAAACAAGAATATCTTAGAGGCGAGTTATATCGCTAAAAAAAGCCAACTTCAAACTATTTTTAGAGTAGCCCTGCCAAATATTAAACCTTCGATAATGACTGCGTTTATAATTACATTTGCTCATACCGTTGGAGAGTTTGGCGTAGTTCTCATGGTAGGTGGAAGCATTCCAGGAGAGACAAAGGTTGCTTCAGTTGCCATCTATGAGATGGTCGAGATGATGGACTACAGTAGTGCCCATATATATAGTGCACTTATGGTGCTCATGAGCTTTTTAGTACTACTAAGTGTATATATATTTAATGCTAAACAAAAAAAGAACTTTTTATAATGATAAATATAGACATAACTAAACAACTCCATGGCTCAGATGGTTTTATGGATCTTGACATCAAACTAAACATCAACGAGGGTGACTTTATAGCACTTGGAGGTGAGAGTGGAAGTGGCAAAACAACACTTTTAAGAGTGCTTGCAGGTCTTGAAGATGCAAAGGGAAGCATAACCGTAGGTGATAAAACTTGGTTAAACGCTAAAGAGTCTCTATCAGTGCAAGAGAGAGATATAGGCTTTGTTTTTCAAGACTATGCCCTCTTTCCAAACATGAGTGTAAAGCAAAATCTTCTTTTTGTGAGTAAGGACAAAGAGTTAGCTGAGCATCTTTTAGAAGTAACGCAGCTGAGTTCACTCAAAGATAGAATGCCAAATAGACTCAGTGGTGGACAGAAACAAAGAGTAAGCCTCTGTCGTGCTCTTATGGCAAAACCAAAACTCCTACTTATGGATGAGCCTCTCTCAGCACTCGACCCCGCTATGAGAAGTAAACTCCAGCAGGAGATACTCTCATTACATAAAGAGTTTGGTACCACTACTATCATGGTTAGTCATGATCCAAGTGAGATGTACAGACTGAGTGAGCGGGTTATAGTTCTGGACAAAGGCAAAATTATAAATGATGGAAATGCCAAAGACGTTCTACTTAAAACGCAGGGCTCAGCAAAATTCTCTTTTGAAGGAGAGCTTCTAGACATCATCAAAGTTGATGTTATCTTCATTGC encodes the following:
- a CDS encoding TOBE domain-containing protein, whose protein sequence is MNQLIARVSEILHCDTLHIVKFSYNSQTLTMMSLELNAKVKVGTKVKLALKPFNIALAKELSGDLSFSNQLNATIKQCENGVLLCSVMLDFFGSTLEAITTLSASKSMNLQVGDTLKVLIHASDLSISEILDD
- the modB gene encoding molybdate ABC transporter permease subunit; translated protein: MIDTLLALEFEPFLLSFKLAALTTLILFTISLPLAWYLSQTTSKVKPILEALTALPIVLPPSVLGFYILVALSQNSPLGAFFEEVFGVRLVFNFTGLVIASCFYSLPFMVQPLQSGFESINKNILEASYIAKKSQLQTIFRVALPNIKPSIMTAFIITFAHTVGEFGVVLMVGGSIPGETKVASVAIYEMVEMMDYSSAHIYSALMVLMSFLVLLSVYIFNAKQKKNFL
- a CDS encoding ABC transporter ATP-binding protein, which encodes MINIDITKQLHGSDGFMDLDIKLNINEGDFIALGGESGSGKTTLLRVLAGLEDAKGSITVGDKTWLNAKESLSVQERDIGFVFQDYALFPNMSVKQNLLFVSKDKELAEHLLEVTQLSSLKDRMPNRLSGGQKQRVSLCRALMAKPKLLLMDEPLSALDPAMRSKLQQEILSLHKEFGTTTIMVSHDPSEMYRLSERVIVLDKGKIINDGNAKDVLLKTQGSAKFSFEGELLDIIKVDVIFIAIISIGKQIVEVVITKEEAQNFTIGQIINVSTKAFSPNVT